GCGCTCATAGGGGTGCGGACACTTTCGATGAAACCGGGCTGCGGATAGGTGAAGCCGTCGAAGAATCGTGCATTCAGCGCGAGGTAGTCGCGCTCCGCCGGCGACACGTCGACGTCGCGTTTGATGGCGTCAACGGGGCACACCTCCACGCAGGCGCCGCAGTCGATGCAGGTCCGCGGGTCGATGTAGAGAATTTCTGCGTTCTTGTACTCGGGTTCGTCGGGGGTGGGATGAATGCAGTTGACCGGGCAGACCGAGACGCACGCGGCGTCGTTGCAGCAGCCGCGGGTGATCACGTGCGTCATCGGCGCACCAGATCCGCTACCGCCGCAGTGCGGTGCGCCGATGAATCCGGCTGCGGCTCA
The nucleotide sequence above comes from Mycobacterium kiyosense. Encoded proteins:
- a CDS encoding hypothetical protein (frameshifted, insertion at around 4689248), with amino-acid sequence MTHVITRGCCNDAACVSVCPVNCIHPTPDEPEYKNAEILYIDPRTCIDCGACVEVCPVDAIKRDVDVSPAERDYLALNARFFDGFTYPQPGFIESVRTPMSAARPDRLRLAVVGSGPAGVYAVEAALAATNGDADIHVFERLPVPWGARSVRRGTGSSGHQADHPRAGADPVRASGQRAPQRRNR